The Thioalkalivibrio nitratireducens DSM 14787 DNA segment GGATCATGCACATGGTCCTCTCCCTACACATGCCGTAACGCGGTGTTCGGGTCCATTCGCGCGGCCTTCCACGCCGGCTGCAGACTGGCGGCCGCCGCGACCGCGACCACGATCGCGGCCACCCACAGGATATCGCCGAGCGCCAGCGCGGGGGCCAGCACGATCTCCTGGCGCCCGAAAGCGAACTCTAAAGGCCAGACGTTCAGTAGACGGACCACCCCGAGGCTGATCAGCGTGCCGACGACAGTACCGGCCACGGCCAGCAGCACGCCCTCACCCACGAACAGTAAGAGGATCCGGCCCGGCGGCGTCCCGATCGCGGCAATCGTGCCAATCTCGCGCACACGCTCGTAGACCGACATGATCATCACGTTCATCACCGCAATCAGCACGATCCCGACCAGCATGATACGAATGAACAGATCGAGCAGATCGATCATGCGCGCGATGTTTGCAAACGGCGTCAACTGATCCCAGGTGTGAACGGTCAGCAGCGGCTGCCCGCGCGGATTCACGATTTCGCCCAGCCTCTGTTCGAGACGGCGCGCCACACGCTCGGTCTGACCGGGATCCTGAAGCCGGACCGCGATCTGGTTCACTTCCGGCGCATCCATGCGCAGCAGCGCACGGGCATCATCGATATGCAGGTAGCCGTCCCGACCACCAGGCCCGGTCACCGCGTCGAGGACACCCTGCACGAGGAAGGTTCTCCCGTTCACCGAACCATCGACATTGGTCGCCACCAGCACCACCGTATCGCCCACCTGCACCCCCATGCCGCGGGCAAGCAGCTCCGGGAGCAGGAGCGCACCGGGCGCCAGCAGACCGTTGCGGATCTCGCCATCCAGCAGCCGCCCGGCCAGCAACGGCATCGCCGCTGCTTCGCGCTCCGGCTCCACGCCGTTCAGCCGGATATTGGTGGTCTCCTCGAAGTCACTGAGCATGGCGCCGAATTTCAGCCGTGGTGTGATCGCCTCCACCTCCGGCATCTCCCGAAGCAGGGCCTCGACCCGGGCGACCATCTCGGGCTTCATGTTCAGATTGAGCGGCAGGTTCTCGATCGACGCGACGTACCCACGCTGGTGTACCTGCAGATGCCCGAGCATCGAGTCGGTGATCTGCCCGATCATGATCTGCTTGAAGGAAGCCGACACCGCGACGAACAGCAACACGGCGACCATCCCGAGCACGATCAGCCCCGAGGTCAGCAGGCTGCGGCGCCAGTACCGCGCGAGGTTGCGCGCCGACAACCTCAGCACCCGGATCATGCCGTGCCTCCGGCGCCATCCACGATCCGGCCGTCCTCCAGGTGGAAGACCTCCTCGGCCGCGTCGACGATGCGCGGGTCATGAGTGGAGAAAACGAACGTGGTCCCGAATTCGTCGCGCATCGCCTTCATCAGGTCGATGATGCGCAACGCGGTCACATGGTCGAGATTCGCGGTGGGTTCGTCGGCCAGCACCAGTTTCGGCTTCGACGCG contains these protein-coding regions:
- a CDS encoding ABC transporter permease; this encodes MIRVLRLSARNLARYWRRSLLTSGLIVLGMVAVLLFVAVSASFKQIMIGQITDSMLGHLQVHQRGYVASIENLPLNLNMKPEMVARVEALLREMPEVEAITPRLKFGAMLSDFEETTNIRLNGVEPEREAAAMPLLAGRLLDGEIRNGLLAPGALLLPELLARGMGVQVGDTVVLVATNVDGSVNGRTFLVQGVLDAVTGPGGRDGYLHIDDARALLRMDAPEVNQIAVRLQDPGQTERVARRLEQRLGEIVNPRGQPLLTVHTWDQLTPFANIARMIDLLDLFIRIMLVGIVLIAVMNVMIMSVYERVREIGTIAAIGTPPGRILLLFVGEGVLLAVAGTVVGTLISLGVVRLLNVWPLEFAFGRQEIVLAPALALGDILWVAAIVVAVAAAASLQPAWKAARMDPNTALRHV